The DNA window CTTGGCACAGCTGGGTTCGGTTCAACTATAAATAGCGGGAGAAAGTTTAAAGCTAATGCGGCAAGCCTGGAAGATGTAACCTTGGGTTGGGGAGCCGCAGAAACTGGTCAAGGTGCTCGTCATCCTATCTATCTACCGTTTTTATCCACAAGCAACAACCGTTAGCAATTGCCTAAATACGCTGTTATGACTCCTCATACCTTCCAGTTTTTCCACGGAAATACTCTTTCTGATCTGTTTGCACAGGATTTGGCAGTGCAGGGTGCTGGTGATGAACAGTTTGCGCTGATCTTAAACTATCCCGCAACGGCTAAATGGGCAGCTTACCCCAATACCCAAAAATATTTTTTGCAAGATGGCAGCAGCGAATCTACCAAAACCTCATTTGATAAAATTTGCCAAAAAGAACCCTGGAAGATTTTAGCTGTGTTAGGTAAGGCTTTACCAGGTGTTGTAATTAATCAACCTCCAGACTTACTTGTGCAATATTGGCGAGAGCATTTCGATTTCTATGGCACTCGGTTAGAAATGATGGATTGTTCAACCTATTTGGATAATCTAAACGAGAGCGATCGCATCAATCAAGCAATTACTCTATTTCCCTTTGATCACTTGTCACCTGAAAAACATGCCGTTAACTCTGATACCCACTATCAGTTGCTGAGTAAGGCAGCTCTCGTCAAGTTGGGAGTGTCCTGTCCACACTATCAAACCTATGATTTAAATTCTGTTAGTCTCAACCAGATTCCACTTCCCTCACAATTTCCTTATTTAATTAAAACATCGCATGGGCTTTCTGGTGAGGGAACTTATATCATTCGTGACCGTAGTGATCTCAACTACTGCTTAGAGGAACTAAAAAAATATCTCAAACTCAACCTGCTGAGAACGATTATTGTTTCGGAATTTGTCAAGTACGAAGTAAATAACTACTGTGTGCAGTTCTACATTAATCGATCAGGAAATATTTCTTTAATTGGTGTCACGCAACAACTGGTAAGTAGTGAAGGAAATTATTTGGGTGGTCTGATTGACTATACGAATGATCTGAGTAAATTCTCTGAAATGATTGCAGCAGTGGGCCAATATGCGCATCAGCAAGGATACTTTGGTGTTATAGGTTTTGATGTATTAGAGGACAGAGATGGAAAATTCTATGCGATCGATGCTAATTTTCAATTTATGGGATTGTGGCAGGAGAGACTGTGCAGCATATGCAACAAATTGAACACAGTTTACAGAGTAAAGGCTTACAGTTGGTAGGCTGAATATGAATGGAATTTACTTCTATGGTAATCCTATTTGGATTGTGAGAATGATTCCATCGGTATCCTTTCTCACAAAGCCTTTCCATCTCACAACTGATTTAGAACTGCTATAGCAATCTTACTTGAATTGTAAAAAGTAATTGCTCAACTGGGGTAAATTGACAAAATCTCAAAAGCGGATAAAGTGACGGTATGACAGAACTTCCCGACCTCAAGCAACTCACAAATGAGGCAAAAGATGCCTTGATCCTAGCGTTGTGGGAAGAATTGCAAAAAT is part of the Kovacikia minuta CCNUW1 genome and encodes:
- a CDS encoding ATP-grasp domain-containing protein; its protein translation is MTPHTFQFFHGNTLSDLFAQDLAVQGAGDEQFALILNYPATAKWAAYPNTQKYFLQDGSSESTKTSFDKICQKEPWKILAVLGKALPGVVINQPPDLLVQYWREHFDFYGTRLEMMDCSTYLDNLNESDRINQAITLFPFDHLSPEKHAVNSDTHYQLLSKAALVKLGVSCPHYQTYDLNSVSLNQIPLPSQFPYLIKTSHGLSGEGTYIIRDRSDLNYCLEELKKYLKLNLLRTIIVSEFVKYEVNNYCVQFYINRSGNISLIGVTQQLVSSEGNYLGGLIDYTNDLSKFSEMIAAVGQYAHQQGYFGVIGFDVLEDRDGKFYAIDANFQFMGLWQERLCSICNKLNTVYRVKAYSW